The following are encoded in a window of Amaranthus tricolor cultivar Red isolate AtriRed21 chromosome 2, ASM2621246v1, whole genome shotgun sequence genomic DNA:
- the LOC130806318 gene encoding scarecrow-like protein 8 has product MTSGFSGDLFYGGNGSVNGRPSLSGFRQQQQQQQQQQQQGLFDQQIAQRKAEFVMGKRSLSDFQQHQILLHHQQQQHPFLVLQKPQNQHQMSLLQQQFLLRSVKPRNNTLSSSPISPLSVDLCSPNSISNNNINNININNNSLSSSSTTTRFGAPIYPHQNPHLFHQQQRISVVNNNNHQFLQNNQFNPNNNCLIPNNNLINPVQVSNPGISSLGYSNFKQGSQPENFSGAVYSNLVSNNPVVASKVEPDVEAHKFRNTLDELEKQLLYDDNEEENDAVSVITNSEWSETFQTLMGSSENLNPSPSPSPNPTPSPNATNHVCSSTSGSSNTNIISNNNNIISPSPTSSTSSCCSTSAPVPATQQAPAETLTVKQIISEAATAISEGKNELAAEFLTRLARASNVNGNSEQRLGYYMGNALCSRAFPDEISPPVRELYSDDQTQAMYSLYDISPCFKFGLLAANLVMLEAITGAQQEGLKVHVVDFDVGHGGQYMNLLRAMHDRRSTMGFKGTASNEMKITIVETGMENRGFDESMKELLIKLAENFGISLKCERLTLKITELTRESLGCEDGEAIVVNFAFKLYRVPDESVSIENLRDALLRRVKDLSPRAVTLVEQEMNGNTAPFMTRVNESCAYFGALFESLESTLALDHPERVRVEERLGKKMANLVACEGRERVERAELFGKWRARMGMAGFELKPLNPSVAESMRAKLESARTGNPGFTVKEDNGGVAYGWKDRTLIVASAWR; this is encoded by the coding sequence ATGACTTCTGGATTTTCCGGAGATCTCTTTTATGGCGGAAATGGTTCCGTTAATGGAAGACCCTCCTTGTCAGGTTTCCGtcaacaacaacagcaacaacaacaacaacaacagcaagGGTTGTTCGATCAACAGATCGCTCAAAGAAAAGCGGAATTTGTTATGGGGAAACGGAGTTTAAGCGATTTTCAACAACATCAAAtccttcttcatcatcaacaacaacaacatccgTTTCTTGTTTTACAGAAaccacaaaatcaacatcagaTGAGTTTACTCCAGCAACAATTTTTGTTGAGATCGGTAAAACCAAGAAATAATACTCTTTCTTCTTCTCCGATTTCTCCGCTTTCTGTTGATCTTTGTTCTCCTAACagtattagtaataataatattaataatattaatattaataacaattctctttcttcttcttctaccaCAACTCGATTCGGAGCTCCGATTTATCCTCACCAAAATCCGCACCTCTTCCATCAACAACAAAGAATTTCtgttgttaataataataaccatcaATTTCTTCAGAATAATCAATTTAACCCTAATAACAACTGTTTAATCCCTAATAATAATCTTATTAACCCGGTTCAAGTCTCGAATCCGGGTATTTCTTCTCTtggatattcaaattttaaacaaGGTTCTCAACCAGAAAATTTCTCGGGTGCTGTGTATTCAAATTTGGTATCCAATAACCCGGTTGTTGCTTCGAAAGTTGAGCCGGATGTTGAGGCTCATAAGTTTCGTAACACCCTTGATGAACTTGAGAAACAATTGTTGTACGATGACAACGAGGAGGAGAATGATGCTGTTTCTGTCATTACCAACAGTGAATGGTCTGAAACGTTTCAAACTCTTATGGGTTCCAGTGAAAATCTAAACCCAAGCCCAAGCCCAAGCCCAAACCCGACTCCAAGCCCGAATgctacaaaccatgtttgttcAAGCACAAGTGGAAGTAGCAACACCAATATAATCtcaaacaataacaacataATTTCGCCTTCACCTACTTCATCAACCTCTTCGTGTTGCTCAACATCAGCCCCTGTTCCAGCAACCCAGCAAGCACCTGCAGAAACTCTCACCGTTAAACAAATCATTTCAGAAGCGGCTACAGCGATTTCAGAGGGGAAGAATGAATTAGCAGCCGAGTTTCTGACTCGTTTAGCTCGAGCGTCCAATGTAAACGGGAATTCTGAACAGAGATTAGGATATTACATGGGTAACGCGCTCTGTTCTCGCGCATTTCCAGATGAGATCTCTCCACCTGTACGAGAACTCTACTCTGATGACCAAACGCAGGCTATGTACTCGCTCTATGACATTTCTCCTTGCTTTAAATTTGGTCTTCTAGCAGCCAATCTTGTGATGTTGGAAGCTATTACAGGTGCTCAACAAGAAGGGTTAAAAGTACATGTGGTTGATTTTGACGTTGGTCATGGTGGGCAGTATATGAACCTACTACGCGCCATGCATGACCGTCGATCCACTATGGGGTTCAAGGGGACTGCTAGTAATGAGATGAAAATCACTATTGTGGAGACAGGTATGGAAAATCGCGGGTTTGATGAATCTATGAAGGAACTGTTGATTAAATTGGCAGAGAATTTTGGGATTTCTTTGAAGTGTGAGAGATTAACTCTGAAAATTACTGAGTTAACTCGTGAGTCACTTGGGTGTGAAGATGGGGAAGCCATTGTTGTCAATTTCGCCTTTAAGCTGTACCGGGTACCCGATGAAAGTGTTTCAATTGAGAATTTACGTGACGCGCTTTTAAGGCGCGTGAAAGATCTTTCCCCACGCGCGGTTACTTTAGTTGAGCAAGAAATGAATGGTAATACGGCGCCGTTTATGACCCGGGTTAACGAATCATGTGCTTATTTCGGGGCTTTGTTTGAATCACTTGAGTCTACTTTAGCTTTGGATCATCCGGAGCGGGTTCGGGTCGAGGAACGGCTCGGGAAAAAGATGGCGAATTTGGTTGCTTGTGAAGGAAGGGAGCGCGTGGAACGGGCTGAATTGTTCGGGAAGTGGCGGGCTCGGATGGGTATGGCTGGGTTCGAATTAAAGCCTTTGAATCCGAGTGTTGCGGAGTCAATGCGGGCTAAATTAGAGTCAGCCCGAACCGGGAACCCTGGTTTTACTGTGAAAGAAGATAATGGTGGGGTGGCTTACGGGTGGAAGGATCGAACACTCATCGTTGCATCTGCTTGGCGTTAA
- the LOC130806207 gene encoding protein ALP1-like: MSLDEIVAMFLYTLAHHKKNRSIAHFFIRSGETVSRQFNLCLRAILKLHEHLLYKPTPILEECEDERWKPFKNCLGALDGTYVNVTVHPQGRGKYRTRKGTIAMNVLGVCAPNMQFIYVLPGWEGSTHDVRVLRNALTRPNGFRVPRGNYYLVDGGYTNCEGFLAPYRGQLYHLKEWTDRQPQTAEEYYIMKHARARNVIERCFGLLKGRWSILRSPSFFPIRTQGRIVMACCLLHNLIRKVMPTDDVEEENMSNDNSDNDSDDEVEYITTIATSDRWTNYRNTLAQDLFNAWRARVRQGT, encoded by the exons ATGTCTCTTGATGAGATAGTCGCCATGTTTTTGTACACTTTAGCTCACCATAAAAAAAACAGATCTATTGCTCACTTTTTCATAAGAAGTGGAGAGACCGTGAGTCGGCAATTCAACTTATGTCTGAGGGCTATACTTAAGTTGCATGAGCATTTGCTTTACAAGCCCACACCAATATTAGAAGAATGTGAAGACGAAAGGTGGAAACCTTTTAAG aaTTGTTTAGGAGCATTGGATGGTACCTACGTAAATGTAACTGTACATCCCCAAGGTCGTGGTAAATATCGGACAAGAAAAGGTACCATTGCTATGAATGTGTTGGGTGTTTGTGCACCCAACATGCAATTTATCTATGTTCTTCCGGGTTGGGAAGGCTCTACCCACGATGTTCGTGTTCTTCGCAATGCTCTCACTAGGCCAAATGGCTTTAGGGTTCCTAGAG GTAACTATTATTTGGTCGATGGGGGGTATACAAACTGTGAGGGTTTTCTTGCTCCATATAGAGGGCAACTATATCATCTTAAGGAATGGACAGATAGACAACCACAAACTGCAGAAGAGTATTACATTATGAAGCATGCTCGAGCAAGAAATGTAATTGAAAGATGTTTTGGGTTACTTAAAGGGAGATGGAGTATACTTAGAAGCCCCTCCTTTTTCCCTATTCGAACTCAAGGACGTATTGTGATGGCTTGTTGTTTACTTCATAATTTAATAAGGAAAGTGATGCCCACAGATGATGTAGAAGAAGAGAATATGAGTAATGACAATTCCGATAACGATTCTGATGATGAAGTTGAATACATTACTACAATAGCTACTTCTGATCGATGGACTAATTATAGAAATACGTTAGCTCAAGATTTGTTTAATGCTTGGAGGGCAAGAGTTAGACAAG GTACTTGA